The genomic interval CCGGGCGTACGAGGACTTCGCCGCCGTCGCGCGCGACCTCGTGCAGCGCCGTGTGACCACGCCCGCCCTCCTCGGCGCCCAGGGCGGGTCGAACGGCGGGCTGCTGATCGGCAACATGCTCACGCGCTACCGCGAGCTGTTCGGGGCGCTCGTCATCCAGGTGCCGCTGCTCGACATGAAGCGGTACTCGCACCTGCTCGCCGGCGCCTCCTGGACGGCCGAGTACGGCGACCCCGACGACCCCGCCCAGTGGGAGCACCTGCGGGAGTACTCCCCCTACCACCACATCGCGGCCGGTCGCCGGTACCCGCCCGTGCTCCTGCTGACCTCCACGCGCGACGACCGCGTCCACCCCGGCCACGCACGCAAGGCGGCGGCGCTGCTCGACGTCGTCGGCGCCGACGTCACCTACTACGAGAACGTCGAGGGAGGCCACGGCGGGGCCGCGACCAACGCGCAGGCGGCCCACATGGCGGCGCTCGCGTGGGAGTTCCTCGGCGAGCGCCTGGGTCTGCGCTGACGACGCCGGGCCTGGACGGCGTCAGGCCGCGGCGCGCTCGGCGAGGGCCTCGCCCACGCGGCCCAGGTTCGCCAGCTCGGCGCGGTGCGCGTCGACGCCCGCAGGCGCGCCGCGCGGTGCGGCGAGCAGCGTGACGCCGTCCAGGCTCGACGCCGGCAGGCCGACGCGCCGCCACGGCTCGTCGACCAGGCGCACCAGCTCGCCCAGCATCGGCCCCGCGCACTGCGAGACCTGCACGGGCGGCAGCCCCGCCCACAGACCGATCCCCCGCTCCACGGCACGCGCCACCAGCTCCCACGCCCGTTCCTGCCAGCCGATCGCCCCGACGTCGAGGCCCACCGCGTCCGCGCCCGCCAGCACGACGGGCGGCAGCCCCGCCCACGTGTCGCCGAGGTGGACGACGGCCCGCGCCCCGGCGTCGTGCACCGCCTCGATCACGGGCCGCAGGCCCTCGACCACGTCCGGCCCCGGCACGGCACGCAGGCGCGAGTAGCCCGAGAAGGTGGGCAGCACGCCCGCGTGGACGGCCCCGAGCCGAGGCTCGGCGAGCTGCACGACGACGTCACCCAGCGCCGGGACCTGCGCGCGCACGGCCGCGAGGTGGGCGCGCACGCCCTCGGCGAGCGCGAGCGACAGGTCGCGGCGGGCGCCGACGTCGGCCAGCACGCGGTCGCCGCGTGCCGCCCACAACGTCGCCGCGAGCGTCCACGGGCCCACGACCTCGACCGCGAGCGGACCGCTGTAGCCGTGCGCAGCGATGGCGAGCGCGCCGAGGTCCTCGCGCAGGAACCCCTCGGCCCGGCGCTGGTCGAGACCGGCGTGCGCGGTGAGCCTCCAGCCGTGCGGGCCGAGCTCGACGGGCAGCTCCGCGAGCAGCGCGGCGGTGCGGCCGACGGCGTCCGCGCCCGGTCCGCGACTCGCGAGCTGCGTGAGGAACGGAACCGCGTCGACGCCCGCGGGCAGCTCCGCGAGATCGCCGAGCACCGTCTGCTGGGCCTCGAGCTCGTCGTGCTCGGCACCCGGCCACGGGCCGTGGCCGCTGACGCCCGTCATCCGGGCGTCCCGGCCGGCGCCTCGGCGCGCGCCGCACGCCAGGCCCGGGACACGGTGGCCTGGCCCAGCACGCGCGTGCCGCGGTAGACGACGACCGACTGACCGGCCGCGACGCCGCGCAGCGGCGTGCCCGTGAGCTCGACCACCAGCCCCTCCCCGGCCGCACGCACGCGCGCCGGGACGGGCGCCCCGTGCGCGCGGACCTGGACCTCGACGTCATCCAGCACGACGTCCTCCAGCACGAGGTCCTCCGCAGCAGCGCCCGCGGGCGCTGCACCCCGCGGCTCGACGCCCCGCGGCTCGACGCCCGCCGCGGCGAGCGGTGCCAGCCACGTCGCCCGCACACCCGCGATCCGGTCCACCGACAGCAGCTCGGCCGGGCCCACGACCACGGTGTTGGTGTCGGTGCGCACGTCGAGCACGTAGCGGGCGCGGCCGTCGGGTGCCGGGCGGCCCAGCGCCAGGCCCCGCCGCTGGCCCACGGTGTAGGCGTAGGCGCCGTCGTGCTCGCCGACGACGTGGCCCGCGACGTCGCGCACCTCGCCCGGCCGCGACCCGAGGCGCTCGCGCAGGAACCCTCGCGTGTCGCCGTCGGCGACGAAGCAGATGTCGTAGGAGTCGGGCTTGGCGCTGACCGCCAGGCCGCGCGCGGCGGCCTCGGCGCGCACCTGGGCCTTCGACGTGAACCCGCCGAGCGGGAAGACCGCCCGCGCGAGCCGCTCGGGCCCCATCACGGCCAGCACGTACGACTGGTCCTTCTCGGCGTGGGGCGAGCGGTGCAGCTCGCGCCCGCCTGGGCCGTCCACGATGCGCGCGTAGTGGCCGGTCGCGACGGCGTCGAAGCCGAGCGCGGTGGCCTTGTCGAGCAGCGCCTCGAACTTGACGCGCTCGTTGCAGCGCACGCACGGGTTGGGGGTGCGCCCGGCCTCGTACTCGGCGAGGAAGTCCGCCACGACCGTCTCCTCGAACGTCTCCGACAGGTCCCACACGTAGTACGGGATGCCCAGCACGTCGGCGGCCCGGCGCGCGTCCGAGGCGTCCTCGATCGAGCAGCAGCCGCGCGAGCCCGTGCGGAACTGGTCGCGGTTGCGGCTCAGCGCCATGTGGACGCCGACGACGTCATGACCGGCCTCGACCGCGAGCGCCGCCGCGACCGCCGAGTCGACGCCGCCCGACATCGCCGCCAGCACCCTCATGCGGACCTCCGCGAGACGAGCCCGGCCGCCTGGGCGCGCGACACCACGGCAGGCAGGGCCGCGACGAGCGCCGCGACGTCGTCGGGTGTGGAGGTGGCACCGAGGGTGAACCGCAGCGCGCCGCGCGCCTCGGCCTCGGGCACGCCCATGGCCAGCAGCACGTGCGAGGGCTGGGGCACCCCGCCTGGCACGCGGAGCCCGTGGATGCCTGCACGCCCACGGAGTCGAGCAGGTACAGCAGCGAGTCGCCCTCGGCGCCGGGGAACGTGAAGTGCGCGTTGCCGGGCAGGCGCCCGCCGGGGTCGACGGCGGGGTCGGTGCCGTGCAGCACGGCGTCGGGCGCGGCCTCGCGCACCCCGGCGACGAGGCTGTCGCGCAGCGCGGCGAGCTGCGCGGCCCGCTCGGGGCGCCCGGCCACGGCCTGCTCGACGGCGACGGCGAACGCGCGGATCGCGGGCACGTCGAGCGTGCCCGAGCGCACGCCGCGCTCCTGGCCGCCGCCGTGCTGGACGGCTTCGAGCGGCAGGTCGCGGCGGGCCAGCAGCGCGCCGACCCCCAGCGGCCCGCCGAGCTTGTGCCCGGTGACGGTCAGCGCGTCCACGCCGCTGGCGGCGAAGTCGACCTCGACCTGGCCGACGGCCTGCACGGCGTCGGTGTGCACGGGCACGCCCGCCTGGTGCGCGATGCGTACCACGTCGCGCACCGGCTGGACGGTGCCCACCTCGTTGTTGGCCCACATGACGCTGACCAGCGCCGTCTCCTGTGCGTGCGCGGCGAGGTCGGCGCGCAGGGCGTCGAGGTCGACGCGGCCGTCGCGGTCGACGGGCAGCAGCACGATCTCGGCGCCCGCGTGACCGGCGAGCCAGAACGCGGGGTCGAGCACCGCGTGGTGCTCGACCGCGGAGACCAGGACGCGGTTGCGGCGCACGTCCTGGGCGCGGCGACCCCAGAACATGCCCTTGATCGCGAGGTTGTCGGCCTCCGTGCCGCCGCCGGTGAACACCACCTCGGACGGGCGGGCGCCGAGCGCGCGCCCGATCGACTCGCGCGACTCCTCGACGACGCGCCGGGCGCGGCGTCCGGCGGCGTGCAGGCTGGAGGCGTTGCCCGGTTGCTGGGCCTCGTCGACGAACGCCGCGAGCGCGGCCGCCGACATGGGGGTCGTGGCCGCGTGGTCGAGGTAGGCGCCGGGTGTCACGGCGTCCCAGTCTACGAGCGTGCGGCACCCCGCAGGGCGCCGCCCCGGGGCTACGCCTGCGCCTTGTGCGCGCGGATCGCCGCCGCGGCCTGCGGGAGCACGTGGGCGAGGTCGCCGACGACGGCGAAGTCGCTGATCTCGAAGATCGGCGCCTCGGGGTCGTTGTTGACGGCCACGACGACCTGCGAGGCCTGCATGCCGCCGCGGTGGTGCGGGGCGCCGGAGACGCCCGCGCCGATGTACACGCGAGGGGCGACCGTGACGCCGGTCTGGCCGATGTAGGAGTCGAACCACCCTTCGAACGCCGCGTCGCGCGTGGCGCCCACGGCCGCGCCGAGGGCGTCGGCGAGATCCTCGACCGGCCCGAAGTCGCCGCCCGTCCCGCGCCCGCCGGCGACGACGACGGCCGCCTCCTCGAGCGGCGGGCGCCCAGCCGTGCGCTGCTTGACCTCGCGGGTCACGACGGTCACGGCGGGGGCGGCGACGATCACGGGGAGCGCCTCGACCTCGGGGTGGGTGGGGGCGTCGGCGGGCGTGGCCGCCACGGAGTTGGCCCGCACGCTCACGACGGCGGGGTCGGTCGCGACGGTGCTCACCGTGTCCCAGGTCCCCGCGAACACGCGCTTGGCGACGCGCAGGGGCGCGCCCTCCTCGCTCCACGCGACGCCCGAGGCGTCCGCGACGAAGCCCGCGCCGAGCCGGGCGGCGGCCACGGCCGCGGCCTCCTTGCCGGCGAACGAGGACGGCACGAGCAGCACGTCGGCGTCGGTGCGCCGCACGGCCGCGACCAGCACCGAGGCGAGCACCGCGGTGACGTGGTGCGCCTGCGGGGGCAGCGTCGTCGGCAGCGTGGCCTGGTGGACGGCCTGGGCGCCGTACGCGCCGAGCGTGGCCAGGACCTCGACGCTGGGCGCGCCCAGCGTGACGACGTCGACGCGCCCGAGGCTGCGGGCGATCGTGAGGAGCTCGAGCACGGGTGAGCGGACCTCGGTGACCGCGCTCTCGGGGCTGTCGAGCAGGACGAGGACGGTGGGGCGGGTCATCGGGGCCTCTCTCGTCAGACCAGGTCGTTGCGGATGAGGAAGTCGGCCAGGGCCGTGCCGCCCTCGCCCTTGTCGACGACGAGCTCGGTCTCGGGGCGCGGGGGGCGCGCGGCGGCCTCGACCGTCGCGGTGCGGGCGCCGGCGGCGCCCACGTCGGCCGGGTCGAGCTCAAGATCGGCCGCGTCCCACGTCTCGACGGGCTTGGTGCGCGCGGCCATGATGAGCTTGAAGTTGGGGTAGCGCGGGCTGTTGGCCGCGTCGGACACCGACAGCACCGCCGGCAGCGGCGCGGACAGCGTCTCGACGACGTCGTCGCTCTCGCGGGTGATCGTGAGCGTCGAACCGTCGAGCGCGACCGACGTCGCGAGCGTGAGCTGGGGCCAGCCGAGCTCGTCGGCCAGCAGCGCCGGGACCACCGAGCCGAGCCCGTCGAGCGCAGCCATGCCCGTGACGACGAGGTCGACCGGTTCCTCCTCGCCGAGCCGTCGCACGGCGGCCGCGAGCGCCGCCGTCGTGCCGAAGTAGTCGGAGCCGGCCAGGGCGTCGTCGGACACGCGGATGCCGCGGTGGACACCCATCTGGAAGGCCTTGCGCAGCACGATGTCGGCCGTCTCGGGGGCGACGGTCACGGCCACCACGTGCGAGGTCTCGGCGTCGGGCGCGGCCTCGACGAGCCGCAGCGCGGCCTCGACGGCGTTCTCGTCGAGCTCGTTGAGCGACCCCTCAGCAGGGTCGCGCACGATGCGTCCCTCGGCGAACCGCCGGTCGCT from Xylanimonas allomyrinae carries:
- the mnmA gene encoding tRNA 2-thiouridine(34) synthase MnmA, with protein sequence MRVLAAMSGGVDSAVAAALAVEAGHDVVGVHMALSRNRDQFRTGSRGCCSIEDASDARRAADVLGIPYYVWDLSETFEETVVADFLAEYEAGRTPNPCVRCNERVKFEALLDKATALGFDAVATGHYARIVDGPGGRELHRSPHAEKDQSYVLAVMGPERLARAVFPLGGFTSKAQVRAEAAARGLAVSAKPDSYDICFVADGDTRGFLRERLGSRPGEVRDVAGHVVGEHDGAYAYTVGQRRGLALGRPAPDGRARYVLDVRTDTNTVVVGPAELLSVDRIAGVRATWLAPLAAAGVEPRGVEPRGAAPAGAAAEDLVLEDVVLDDVEVQVRAHGAPVPARVRAAGEGLVVELTGTPLRGVAAGQSVVVYRGTRVLGQATVSRAWRAARAEAPAGTPG
- a CDS encoding electron transfer flavoprotein subunit alpha/FixB family protein, with translation MTRPTVLVLLDSPESAVTEVRSPVLELLTIARSLGRVDVVTLGAPSVEVLATLGAYGAQAVHQATLPTTLPPQAHHVTAVLASVLVAAVRRTDADVLLVPSSFAGKEAAAVAAARLGAGFVADASGVAWSEEGAPLRVAKRVFAGTWDTVSTVATDPAVVSVRANSVAATPADAPTHPEVEALPVIVAAPAVTVVTREVKQRTAGRPPLEEAAVVVAGGRGTGGDFGPVEDLADALGAAVGATRDAAFEGWFDSYIGQTGVTVAPRVYIGAGVSGAPHHRGGMQASQVVVAVNNDPEAPIFEISDFAVVGDLAHVLPQAAAAIRAHKAQA
- a CDS encoding electron transfer flavoprotein subunit beta/FixA family protein; its protein translation is MRIVVLLKYVPDISSDRRFAEGRIVRDPAEGSLNELDENAVEAALRLVEAAPDAETSHVVAVTVAPETADIVLRKAFQMGVHRGIRVSDDALAGSDYFGTTAALAAAVRRLGEEEPVDLVVTGMAALDGLGSVVPALLADELGWPQLTLATSVALDGSTLTITRESDDVVETLSAPLPAVLSVSDAANSPRYPNFKLIMAARTKPVETWDAADLELDPADVGAAGARTATVEAAARPPRPETELVVDKGEGGTALADFLIRNDLV